Below is a window of Pseudomonas eucalypticola DNA.
GCGTGCTGCGCGCCAAGGCCGTGGAAAAGGGCCTGATGGACAAGGACGCGGCCGACCGCCTGAGCGAGTCGGACTGCTACAACCTGATCTTCGCCCCGGGCTTCTCCACCAAGACCGAGATTTCCGACGTGTCGGGCCGCGGTGTGGGCATGGACGTGGTGAAAACCAAGATTTCCCAGCTCAACGGCTCGATCAATATCTATTCGGCCAAGGGCCAGGGTTCGAAGATCGTCATCAAGGTGCCGTTGACCCTGGCGATCATGCCGACGCTGATGGTGATGCTGGGCAACCAGGCCTTTGCCTTCCCGCTGGTCAACGTCAACGAGATCTTCCACCTGGACCTGTCGCGCACCAACGTGGTCGACGGCCAGGAAGTGGTGATCGTGCGGGACAAGGCGCTGCCCCTGTTCTACCTCAAGCGCTGGCTGGTGAGTTCGGCTGCGCACGAGGAACAGCGCGAGGGTCACGTGGTGATCCTGTCGGTAGGCACCCAGCGCATCGGCTTCGTGGTCGATCAACTGGTGGGCCAGGAAGAGGTTGTGATCAAGCCGCTGGGCAAGATGCTCCAGGGTACGCCGGGCATGTCGGGCGCCACCATTACCGGTGACGGTCGCATTGCCCTGATCCTCGATGTTCCGAGCATGCTCAAGCGCTACGCAGCGCGGCGTATCTGATTCGTGAGGGCGGCGCGCCATGAGGCGCCCGCCCTCTAATGGAGTGTTTATGGCAGTCAAGGTCCTGGTGGTGGATGATTCCGGTTTCTTCCGCCGCCGCGTCTCGGAAATTCTCTCGTCGGACCCCGCCATCCAGGTGGTGGGCACGGCGACCAATGGCAAGGAAGCGATCGAGCTGGCCCAGTCGCTCAAGCCCGACGTCATCACCATGGACTACGAGATGCCCATGATGGATGGCATCACCGCCGTGCGGCACATCATGCAGCGCTGCCCGACGCCGGTGTTGATGTTCTCTTCGCTGACCCATGAAGGCGCCCGGGTGACCCTGGATGCGCTGGACGCGGGTGCCGTGGATTACCTGCCCAAGAATTTCGAAGACATCTCGCGCAACCCCGAGAAGGTCAAGCAGATGCTGTGCGAGAAGGTGCACACCATTTCGCGCAGCAACCGCCGTTTCAGCAGTTACAGCAGCCCCGCGCCTGCCGCCGCACCGGCGCCCGCGCCCGCGGCGACGTCCGTCAGCAGCCACGCGGCCCCAGCTCGCCCCGCACCGACACGCCAGCCGGCGGCCAGCCTTGCCCATGGTCATGCTCATGGCCACGCGCCAGCGGCGGCGCCGTCCTCGCCCGCGCCCAGGCGCAAGAGCTACAAGCTGGTGGCCATCGGCACCTCCACCGGCGGCCCCGTGGCCCTGCAGCGGGTGTTGACCCAATTGCCGGCCAGCTTCCCCGCGCCCATCGTGTTGATCCAGCACATGCCGGCGGCCTTCACCAAGGCGTTCGCCGAGCGCCTGGACAAGCTGTGCCGCATCAGTGTCAAGGAAGCCGAGGACGGCGATGTGCTGCGCCCCGGCCTGGCCCTGCTGGCCCCAGGTGGCAAGCAGATGATGGTCGACGGCCGTGGCATGGTGAAGATCCTGCCAGGCGATGAGCGCCTCAACTACAAGCCCTGCGTGGACATCACCTTCGGTTCGGCGGCCAAGTCCTACGGCGACAAGGTATTGGCGGTGGTGCTCACCGGCATGGGCGCCGATGGCCGCGAGGGCGCGCGCCTGCTCAAGCAGGGCGGCAGCCACGTGTGGGCCCAGGATGAGGCCAGTTGCGTGATCTATGGCATGCCCATGGCCATCGTCAAAGCCAACCTCGCCGATGCCGTGTACGGCCTCGACGACATCGGTCGCCACCTGGTCGAGGCCTGTGTCTGATGGACGTCCTGAGCTTACTGGGCCTGCTGCTGGCGTTCATCGCCATCATCGGCGGCAACTTCCTGGAAGGGGGGCACCTGTCGGCGCTGATCAACGGCCCCGCGGCATTGATCGTCATCGGCGGCACGCTGGCGGCCTGCCTGTTGCAGTCGCCCATGAGCGCTTTCAAGCGGGCCATGCAGATTGTCGCGTGGATTCTGTTCCCACCGCGTATCGACCTGGCGGGCGGCATCGATCGGGTGGTGAACTGGAGCCTCACGGCGCGTAAGGAAGGCTTGCTGGGGTTGGAGTCGGTGGCCGACAGCGAACCCGACAGCTACTCGCGCAAAGGCCTGCAGCTACTGGTGGACGGCGCCGAGCCGGCAGCTATCCGCAGTATTTTGGAGGTGGACTTCCTGACTCAGGAAGCCCGCGATATCCAGGCCGCGAAAGTGTTCGAGAGCATGGGCGGCTACGCGCCGACCATCGGCATCATCGGCGCGGTGATGGGCCTGATCCACGTGATGGGCAACCTGGCGGACCCCTCGCAACTGGGCAACGGTATCGCCGTGGCGTTCGTGGCCACCATCTATGGCGTGGCCACGGCCAACCTGGTGCTGTTGCCCATCGCCAGCAAGCTCAAGGCCATCGCCATCCGCCAGTCGCGTTACCGCGAGATGCTGCTCGAAGGCATTCTGTCGATTGCCGAAGGCGAGAACCCGCGGTCCATCGAGCTCAAGCTGCAAGGCTTCATGGAGTGAGGGGTTAAGCCATGGCACGCCGTCGTCATACCGAAGAGCACGAAAACCACGAGCGCTGGCTGGTGTCGTACGCCGACTTCATCACCTTGCTGTTCGCCTTTTTCGTGGTGATGTATTCGATCTCCTCGATCAACGAAGGCAAGTACAAGGTGTTGTCCCAGGCACTGGTAGGGGTGTTCAACGACCCTCAGCGCAGCCTCAAGCCCATTCCCATCGGTGACGAACGGCCGCTGACGGTCAAACCCTCCGAGCCGTTGGTCAGCGATAGCGAGCAGACCGACGCCGGCATCGCCAGCGCTGCCGATGACCCGCTCAAGAGCATCGCCGACCAGGTGCGCGATGGCTTCGGCGACCTGATCAAGTCCAACCAGCTGACTGTGCGTGGCAACGAGCTGTGGATCGAGATCGAGCTCAAGTCCGGCCTGCTGTTCGGCAGTGGCGACGCCATTCCCAGCGACAAGGCTTTCTCGATCATCGAGAAAGTCGCCAACATCATCAAACCGTTCGGCAACCCCATCCACGTGGAAGGGTTCACCGACGACCAGCCGATCCGCACGGCCCAGTACCCGACCAACTGGGAACTGTCGTCGGCGCGGGCGTCGAGCATCGTGCGCATGCTGGCCATGGAAGGCATCAACCCTGGGCGCATGGCTTCGGTGGGCTACGGTGAGTTCCAGCCCATCGACACCAATACCACGGCCGAAGGGCGCGCGCATAACCGTCGCGTGGTGCTGGTGATCTCGCGCAACCTCGATGTACGCCGCAGCATCACGGGCGCGGGTAGCGCAAATGTCACCCCGGACGCTGCCTTGCGCCGGGCTGGCACACAAACTGCACCGCAGCCGGTAACGCAGTCGGTGGGGGCCAGTGGTGTCAATTCCCCGTCACCGTCTTTATAACTTGAGTCGCATGTCTCGGTAGGCAACCTGCCGCGCCGGGAGGAAAACACCCCATGAGAGTCTGGGCAGTAGCCAACCAAAAAGGTGGAGTCGGCAAGACCACCACCTCCATCGCCCTGGCCGGCCTGCTGGCCGAGGCGGGCAAGCGCGTGGTCGTGGTCGACCTCGACCCCCACGGTTCCATGACCAGCTACTTCGGGCATAACCCCGACGCGCTGGAGCACAGCTGTTATGACCTGTTCCTGCACAAGGGCCAGGTCCCCCAGGGCTTGCCCGGGCAACTGCTGCTGCCAACCAGTGACGAAAAAGTGGCGCTGCTGCCCTCCAGTACGGCGCTGGCCACCCTCGAACGTCAATCCCCCGGCCAGAGTGGCCTGGGCCTGGTGATCGCCAAGAGCCTGGCGCAACTGTGGCAGGATTTCGACTACGCCATCATCGACAGCCCGCCGTTGCTGGGCGTGCTGATGGTCAATGCCCTGGCCGCCAGCCAGCAGTTGGTGATCCCGGTGCAGACCGAATACCTGGCCGTCAAAGGCCTGGAGCGCATGGTCAACACCCTGGCCATGATCAACCGCTCGCGCAAGCAGCCGTTGCCGTTCAGCATCGTGCCCACGCTGTTCGACCGTCGCACCCAGGCCTCCATGGGCACCCTGCGAGTGCTCAAGGACGCTTATCCGGAGCAGATCTGGCAGGGCTACATTCCGGTGGACACGCGCCTGCGTGATGCCAGCCGCGCCGGCCAGACGCCGTCGCAGTTCGACGCGAAAAGCCGTGGCGTGGTCGCGTACCGCGCCCTGCTCAAGCACCTGCTGTCCCAGCAACTCGTCGCGCAGGTGGCTTGATGACACGTCCGGTCACCCTCGCCACCAAGCCTCAGGTCGCGTTGCAGTCCTACCTGGACGGACTGCTGCAGGACGCCACCGAGGAGCTGGAAGCCAGCCCCGACGTACTGGACGATTTCCAGGCTGCCGTGCTCGAGGAACAGATTCGTGATGCCCGGCCCGAACCCAAATCCGTAGCGGTGCCTGAGCCCGTGGTGGTGCCCGTGCCGCAGCCAGTGCCCGTGCCGGTGATCAGCGAACCTGCCGCGCAAGTTTCCCCGCCCGCTGCCGACATAGTGGTTGCGCAGCCGGTCGAGCCGGTGGCCGAGGTGCACCGCGCCGTGCCGCCCGGCGCCGTGCCGCCCGCGCAGGTGGACGGCCGCCCGAGCTGGGGTGCCGAGCCCTTCGAATGCCTGTTGTTCGACGTTGCTGGCTTGACCCTGGCAGTGCCACTGGTGTGCCTGGGCTCGATCTACTCCCTGGCCGGCCACGAGCTGACGCCGCTGTTTGGTCAGCCCAACTGGTTCCTGGGGATTCTCCCCAGCCAGGCGGGCAACCTGAAAGTCCTCGACACCGCGCGCTGGGTGATGCCCGACCGCTACCGCGATGACTTCCAGCAGGGCCTGCAGTACGTGATTTCGGTACAGGGTTACGAGTGGGGGTTGGCGGTGCATCAGGTCAGCCGCTCGCTGCGCCTGGACCCCAGCGAGATCAAGTGGCGCAGCCAGCGCGGCCAGCGGCCATGGCTGGCCGGCACGGTGATCGAACACATGTGCGCATTGCTGGACGTCTCGGCCCTGGCCGAACTGATCGCCAGCGGTGCCGTGAAACAGATGCAACACCTTAAATGATCAGCGGCGCCGCGCCGGCGCCACTGTACTGCACACACACCGTCGTCACGGTTTTCGAGAGGTTAGGGGTATGAAGAAGTCGTCTGCACAAGGTTCCGAAGATCCTATTCTGCAGTGGGTAACCTTTCGCCTGGACAATGAGTCGTATGGCATCAACGTGATGCAGGTACAGGAAGTACTGCGCTATACCGAAATCGCCCCGGTGCCGGGCGCGCCGAGCTACGTGCTGGGTATCATCAACCTGCGTGGCAACGTGGTCACGGTGATCGACACCCGCCAGCGCTTCGGCCTGATGCCGGCTGACGTCAGCGACAACACCCGTATCGTCATCATCGAAGCCGACAAGCAAGTGGTGGGCATCCTGGTCGACAGCGTGGCGGAAGTGGTCTATCTGCGCCAGTCCGAAGTCGAGACCGCGCCAAACGTGGGTAACGAGGAATCCGCCAAGTTCATCCAGGGCGTGTGCAACAAGAACGGCGAGTTGCTGATTCTGGTCGAGTTGGACAAGATGATGACCGAGGAAGAGTGGTCCGAGCTGGAGAGCATCTGAGTTGATTTTCGAGGTAGGCGTCATTGTGCTGGCCATCCTCTGGGTGGCCACGCTCGCGGTCTTGCTGGCCAACATCCGTGGCCAGCGGGAAATCGCTGCTCAGCAGGCGGCCGGCGATGCCATTCGCGACCAGCGCATCAAGGACCTGGCGAGGCGCGTGGAGGATTACCAGAACGGCACCGTGCGCATGGGTGAAGACCTGCACGAACTGCGCGCCGTGGTCGCGCCACTGCCCGACAAGCTGGCCATGCTGGAGCAGCGTGACCCCTCCAGCCTGTCGTTCGCCCAGGCCGCGCGCCTGGTGGGCATGGGTGCCAGCGTGGATGAGTTGACCCAATCCTGCGGGCTGACCCAGGCTGAGGCGGAGCTGATGAGCAAGTTGCATCGAGGGGGCTGAAGCATCCGGCCAGGCCCCTGGCTGCTCACCCCCTGCTGTACGCCCCGACCACCAAAAACCACCCCCTCACTAGAGCCAACCGCATCGGGCCTGCTAACATCGGCCCTTTGATTCACTCTGCTCGAGACCTTTCATGACCGTTCGTACGCGTATCGCGCCATCGCCCACCGGCGACCCCCATGTCGGCACGGCCTACATCGCCCTGTTCAACTATTGCTTTGCCAAGCAGCATGGCGGCGAGTTCATCCTGCGCATCGAGGACACCGACCAACTGCGTTCGACCCGCGAATCCGAGCAGCAGATCTTCGACGCCCTGCGCTGGCTGGGCATCGAGTGGAGCGAAGGCCCGGACGTGGGTGGGCCCCATGGCCCGTACCGCCAGAGCGAGCGGGGCGATATCTACAAGCAGTACGCCCAGCAACTGGTCGACCTGGGCCATGCCTTCCCGTGCTTCTGCACCGCCGAAGAGCTGGACCAGATGCGCGCCGAGCAACAGGCCCGCGGTGAAACCCCACGCTACGACGGCCGTGCGCTGCTACTGTCTCCCGAAGAAGTAGCCCGACGCCTGGCGGCTGGCGAGCCCCACGTGATCCGCATGAAGGTGCCCACCGAGGGCGTCTGCGTGGTGCCGGACATGTTGCGCGGTGATGTCGAGATCCCGTGGGACCGCATGGACATGCAGGTGCTGATGAAGACCGACGGCCTGCCGACGTACTTCCTGGCCAACGTCGTCGACGACCACCTGATGGGCATCACCCACGTGCTGCGCGGTGAAGAATGGCTGCCCTCGGCGCCCAAGCTGATGAAGCTGTACGAGTACTTCGGTTGGGAACAGCCCAAGCTGTGCTACATGCCGCTGCTGCGCAACCCCGACAAGAGCAAGCTCTCCAAGCGCAAGAACCCGACCTCGGTGACCTTCTACGAGCGCATGGGCTTCATGCCCGAAGCCATGCTCAACTACCTGGGCCGCATGGGCTGGTCGATGCCGGACGAGCGCGAGAAGTTCTCCCTGGCCGAGATGGTCGAGCACTTCGACCTGTCGCGCGTGTCCCTGGGCGGGCCGATCTTCGACATTGAAAAACTGTCCTGGCTCAATGGCCAGTGGTTGCGTGAACTGCCGGTTGAAGAATTCGCCACCCGCGTGCAGAAGTGGGCCTTCAACGCCGACTACATGATGAAGATCGCTCCGCACGTGCAGGGCAGGGTAGAGACCTTCAGCCAGATCGCCCCGCTGGGCGGCTTCTTTTTCGCCGGTGCCCTGCAACTGGACGCCAAGCTGTTCGAGCACAAGAAGCTCTCGCCCGAGCAGGTTCGCCAGGTGATGCAACTGATCCTGTGGAAGCTCGAATCCCTGCGCACCTGGGAAAAGGACCGCATCACCGCCACCATCCAGGCCGTTGTCGAAGCCCTGGAACTGAAGCTGCGCGACGCCATGCCCCTGATGTTCGCCGCCATTACGGGCCAGGCCAGCTCGGTCTCGGTGCTCGATGCCATGGAAATCCTCGGCCCGGACCTGACGCGCTTCCGCCTGCGCCAGGCCCTGGACCTGCTGGGTGGCGTGTCGAAGAAGGAAAACAAGGAATGGGAAAAGCTGCTGGGCGCAATCGCCTGATTTGAGGTTTCTCTCCAGCAAATGTGGGGCAGGGCGCCCGGTTCGTCGGTAAGTGGTTGTATTGCTGGAAAAAAGTTTTGAAAATTTTCAAAAATAAGTTTGACAGCCCTTCGATCCGGTCTTAATATGCGCCCCGTCCACACAGCAACACGCAGAACTGCGAAGCGCTGAAGATTGTGGGGCTATAGCTCAGCTGGGAGAGCGCTTGCATGGCATGCAAGAGGTCAACGGTTCGATCCCGTTTAGCTCCACCACATTCCAGGCCTGAAGTCGTTGTTTGACTTCGGTCAGATCAGATCCAGACTGATCTTGGTAAGAAGGTTTTGTCCCCTTCGTCTAGTGGCCTAGGACACCGCCCTTTCACGGCGGTAACAGGGGTTCGAGTCCCCTAGGGGACGCCAGTTTCACAGAAGCATCGCTGGTACAGGTTGCTCCGTCGCAAGACGAAAAATTTGGGGCTATAGCTCAGCTGGGAGAGCGCTTGCATGGCATGCAAGAGGTCAACGGTTCGATCCCGTTTAGCTCCACCAATTTGCCAGGGTTCGTGAAAGCGGACTTGCTCGAAGGTTTTGCGTCCCCTTCGTCTAGTGGCCTAGGACACCGCCCTTTCACGGCGGTAACAGGGGTTCGAGTCCCCTAGGGGACGCCACGATTTACCCGCTTTGCGGGATTTGAGGCTCATTCGCCTATTGGATGAGCCTTTTGTTTTTAAGTAGCAGCGCCTGTTCGGGTTGCTCCGTCGCAAGACGCTAAATTCGGGGCTATAGCTCAGCTGGGAGAGCGCTTGCATGGCATGCAAGAGGTCAACGGTTCGATCCCGTTTAGCTCCACCAATTTGCCAGAGTTCGTGAAAACGGACTTGCTCGAAGGTTTTGCGTCCCCTTCGTCTAGTGGCCTAGGACACCGCCCTTTCACGGCGGTAACAGGGGTTCGAGTCCCCTAGGGGACGCCACGATTACCCGCTCTGCGGGATTTTTAAGGCTCATTCACTGGTTGAATGGGCCTTTTGTTTGTCTGGCGTTTCACTTTTCCCGCGCTCCTCTTCCTGAACACCCTGACCAGCGGTCAGCGACATCGCTTGCGTAAAAATATTACAGGCATAATATTATCCCCATCATATTCGGAGGTGCCTTGTGATGCTCGACAAGAAAGCCCAGAGCCGTGAACGCATCCTGGAGGCGGCTCGCAAGGCCATGATCCAACGTGGCGTCGCCGACCCCAGTGTCAGTGAAGTGATGGGGGCAGCTGGCATGACCGTTGGCGGTTTCTATGCCCACTTCGACAGCAAGGACGCCCTGATGCTGGAGGCCTTCAGCCAGTTGCTGGGTGAGCGTCGTGGCCTGCTCGACCAAGTCGACCCCAGCCTGTCGGCACCGGAGCGTCGGGCCCTGATGGCGACGTATTACCTGTCTCGCAAGCACCGCGATGCCGAAGACCGCGCCTGCCCGCTGCCGACCGCACTGGCGGAAATGGGCCGGCTGCCCGAGGCGTTTCGCAGCGTGCTGACCGAGCACCTGGAACTGCTGGTGGCACAACTGGCCGACCGCCCCGAGGACACCGATACCGCGCTGGCGGACCTGGCCTTGATGATTGGCGGCCTGGCCTTGGGCCGAGCCCTTGGCCCCGGCGACCTGTCCGACCGTATTCTGCGCGCGGCCAAGGCCGCTGTGCGCTGACCCAGGAGTGCTGCCATGACCACCCTCAACTGGATTCGCGGCGTCAACCGTACTCTCGGGCACCTGGCGCCCCGGCACGCGGCCGCCCGCATGCGCTTGGCGTTCATGCAACCGCGTACCTTGCCGCCCCGTGACTGGGAGCTGCCTTTGTTGGCGCGCGCCGAGCGCATCACCTTGCGTTTCGGCCTCTCGGTGTTGCGCTGGGGCCAGGGCCCGACGGTGCTGCTGATGCACGGTTGGGAAGGGCGGCCAACCCAGTTCGCCGTCCTCACCGAGGCGCTGTTGCTGGCCGGCTACAGCGTGGTGGCCCTGGAGGGGCCGGGGCATGGACGCTCGCGGGGTAGCCAGGCCCACGTGGTGCTGTTCGCCCACGCGCTGCTGGAGGCCGCTGCGGAGCTGCCGCCATTGCGGGCGGTGGTGGGCCACTCCATGGGTGGTGCGGCGGCGTTGCTGGCCAGCCAGTGGGGCCTGAGGGTCGAGGCGCTGGTGACCATCGCGGCGCCGGCGCGCATTCTTGGCATGCTGCGCCATTTCGCTGCCCACGTCGGCCTGCCGGCCCGTGCCCGCTCGGCGTTCATTCACCAGGTGGAGGGCATTGTCGGCCTGCCCGCCGCACAGCTGGACGTCAGTCGCTATCAACTGGAAATGCCCGGGCTGGTGGTGCACGCCGAAAATGATCCGCTGGTGCCTGTGGCCGAGGCGCGCGCCATTCACCAGGCCTGGTTCGACAGCCGGCTGCTGGTCGTGCCCGACGGCGGCCATCAGCGCCTGCTGGCCGACCCCGGCGTGATCGAAGCCGTGCTGGGGTTGCTCAATGGCCAGTGGGTGCGCCAATCGGCGTGAGGGTGCGCTAGACTGCCCCCTGCCTATCAAGCAGGAGCGAGAACGCGCATGAACTGGGACCTGGCTACGCCCTTTGTGATCGACCTGAGTGTCGGTGCCGACGATATCGATGGACTCGGGCACGCCAACAATGCCGTCTACGTGACGTGGCTGGAACGGTGCGCCTGGCGCCATTCCCAGCGCCTGGGGCTGGACCTGAGCGAATACCGGCGCCTGGACCGGGCCATGGCGGTGGTGCGTCATGAAATCGACTATCTGGCGGCGGCCTATGAAAATGATGAGCTGCAATTGGGCACCTGGATTGTCGAGTCGGACCAGAAGTTGAAAATGACCCGGCGGTTCCAGCTGATGCGCCCGCGTGACGGGGCGACCTTGCTGCGCGCCCATACCACGTTCTGCTGCATCGAGCTGTCCAGTGGCAAGCCCAAGCGCATGCCGCCCGAGTTCATCGACGGTTACGGACCGGCGGTGCTGCGCCTGGCGTAAGCACCGGCGCTGACCGTGTCGCGTTTACGCGTCGTACCTGCCGCCGCGCGGGGCCTGGGACGCGGCCAGGTCCGCTGCTACAATGGCGCTCCTTTTTTCATCCCTCCCCGAGATTCCCCATGCACATTGCCCTGGCCCCCATGGAAGGCCTGGTCGACAACATCCTGCGTGACGTGCTGACCCGTGTCGGCGGTATCGACTGGTGTGTCACCGAGTTCATTCGCGTCAACGACATGCTCCTGCCGCCCGCGGTGTTCCACAAGATGGCCCCGGAGCTGGCTGACGGCTGCGTGACGCCGGCAGGCACCCAGATGCGCGTGCAGTTGCTGGGTTCGGACCCTGCGTGCCTGGCCGACAACGCCGCGCTGGCCGTCAGCCTGGGCGCGCCGGTGATCGACCTGAACTTCGGCTGCCCGGCCAAGACCGTGAACAAGTCCCGGGGCGGGGCGGTACTGCTCAAGGAACCCGAGCTGCTGCACAGCATCCTGTGCGAAGTACGCCGCGCCGTGCCAGCGCACATTCCGGTGACCGCCAAGATGCGCCTGGGCTTCGACAGCCCTGACGGCGCCCTGGTGTGCGCCGAGGCCCTGGCCGAAGGCGGCGCCGAGGTGCTGGTGGTGCATGCGCGCACCAAGGTCGACGGCTACAAGCCACCGGCCCATTGGGAGTGGGTGGCGCGGGTACGTGACGTGGTCAAGGTACCGGTCTATGCCAACGGTGAAGTCTGGACCGTCGACGACTGGCGCCGTTGCCGCGAGATCAGCGGCGTGCCAGATATCATGCTCGGCCGGGGCCTGGTCTCGCGCCCGGACCTGGCCCGGCAGATCGCCGCCGCCCAGGCTGGCATCGAACTGGCGCCAATGACCTGGGCAGAACTGATGCCGTTGTTGCAGGCGTTCTGGCGCCAGGCGGTTCGCGACCTCACCCCGCGCCAGGCGCCTGGGCGACTGAAGCAGTGGCTGGCCATGCTCACCCGCACCTTCCCCGAGGCCGTGGAGCTGTTCACCCTGGTGCGGCGCGAAACCGACTGCGACCGGGTCGGGCAATTGCTGGGTGTGCAGGCGCTGGAAGCCGCCTGAACCCTGCCATACCTGCAGCTGCTGCCTTAATGTCGTGTTGGCCGCGCATGCGCGGCACGGCGCTGTACCTGTCAAATCTGACAGGTGTGCATCAGCAATGGATCCTGTCCAATGACCTCAAGCCTCCTGCACTCTCTCAGGGGGCAGGCATTGCGCCAGAGGTACAATCATGAGCCGTGAAACATCCACAGACCAAAACCCTATGGGGGCTTTAGAGCACTTCCAGAGTCGCTATATGGAAGATGTCTCGGTACAGCGTTGGTTCGGTATCCGCGAATCGCTGTCGGGCATATTCGAGCGGGCTGCTGGGCTGCATTCAATACGCCTGCTGCATTCGGCCAGTGCCATCTCGCAATCGAGAGTATTGGTGATCGGCGGTTTGGATGCGGAGCAGGTCCTGGACGGGGGCGAAATCTACAACCCCGCGTTGGACAACTGGTCTGTCACCGAGCCGCTTGCCCTTCCTCGATATTCGCATACGGCCACGGTATTGGCTGACGAGGAGCGGGTTGTGGTGATGGGAGGGCGCTCCCCTTCCGGTGACGCCTTGGATAGCGTTGAAATCTATGAGGTGGGGCTGGGTCGGTGGCGGGCTGGTAAGCCGATGTTCATGCCGCGCGTGGAGCATACCGCAACCCTGCTCCAATCAGGGCATATCCTGGTGGTCGGTGGCCGCTACTTTAAAGAGGGCGCTGGTACAGTGCTCGGGGATGTTGAGTTGTATGACCCTGTCGGTGACCAGTGGCAGCCCGTTGCCAGCCTTGCCCACAAGCGGTTCGGGCACACGGCAACGCTTTTATCGGATGGGAAGGTAGTCATCGTGGGGGGGACATCGAGCAACGCGGTGGTGCGGGAAACGGAGGTGCTGGATCCCGCGACAGGCGAGTGGGGCCCAGGCGCAGCGTTACCTGACGCCCGTGCCAATCATACGGCGACACGGCTGGCTGACGATTGCGTGCTGATAGCCGGTGGTGGGGTGCCGTTAGAGTCTATCCGCTTCAAGAGAACTTATATTTACCGTGCCGAGGTGGATAAGTGGGAGGAGGGGGCGTGGTTACCCGTGCCTGTATCCGGCGCCACTGCAGTGCAGCTCCCATCGGGAAACGTCATGCTTGTCGGTGGCGTCGCGGAACAGGATTCCCCTCGGATAGCGCAGATTTTCAACCCCCTCACGAAGAATTGGTCCTCGACCTACCCGCACGAGATGAATTACCCGCTATTGTTTCACACGGCCACTGTACTGGCTGTTGGTGAGGTGCTTATTGTCGCCGGCACTGATCCGCGGCTTCCTCACGTCAACCCTATCGACTGGGTATGTCGATATAAGCCGTGACAATAGGTGGGGGCGGGGTACGCACCATGAGTGGCCAGTTAGCCGTGTTGTTCGTCAATCAACATCTGTCGAAACTCCGCCACCGGCAACGGCCGGCTGTGCAGGTAGCCCTGGTACAGGTGGCACCCCAGGCGTTCCAGGAACTCCAACTGCTCTGATAGCTCCACGCCCTCGGCGATCACGCTCAGTTCCAGGCTGCGGGCCATGGCGACGATGGCGCGAACGATTTCGGCGTCGTTGGGGTCCTGGGGCGCGTCGCGGACGAACGATTGGTCGATCTTCAAGGCATCCACCGGCAGGCGCTTGAGGTAGGTCAGGGATGAATAGCCGGTACCGAAGTCG
It encodes the following:
- a CDS encoding flagellar motor protein; this translates as MDVLSLLGLLLAFIAIIGGNFLEGGHLSALINGPAALIVIGGTLAACLLQSPMSAFKRAMQIVAWILFPPRIDLAGGIDRVVNWSLTARKEGLLGLESVADSEPDSYSRKGLQLLVDGAEPAAIRSILEVDFLTQEARDIQAAKVFESMGGYAPTIGIIGAVMGLIHVMGNLADPSQLGNGIAVAFVATIYGVATANLVLLPIASKLKAIAIRQSRYREMLLEGILSIAEGENPRSIELKLQGFME
- a CDS encoding chemotaxis protein CheW, which produces MKKSSAQGSEDPILQWVTFRLDNESYGINVMQVQEVLRYTEIAPVPGAPSYVLGIINLRGNVVTVIDTRQRFGLMPADVSDNTRIVIIEADKQVVGILVDSVAEVVYLRQSEVETAPNVGNEESAKFIQGVCNKNGELLILVELDKMMTEEEWSELESI
- the motD gene encoding flagellar motor protein MotD, whose translation is MARRRHTEEHENHERWLVSYADFITLLFAFFVVMYSISSINEGKYKVLSQALVGVFNDPQRSLKPIPIGDERPLTVKPSEPLVSDSEQTDAGIASAADDPLKSIADQVRDGFGDLIKSNQLTVRGNELWIEIELKSGLLFGSGDAIPSDKAFSIIEKVANIIKPFGNPIHVEGFTDDQPIRTAQYPTNWELSSARASSIVRMLAMEGINPGRMASVGYGEFQPIDTNTTAEGRAHNRRVVLVISRNLDVRRSITGAGSANVTPDAALRRAGTQTAPQPVTQSVGASGVNSPSPSL
- a CDS encoding CheW domain-containing protein, whose protein sequence is MTRPVTLATKPQVALQSYLDGLLQDATEELEASPDVLDDFQAAVLEEQIRDARPEPKSVAVPEPVVVPVPQPVPVPVISEPAAQVSPPAADIVVAQPVEPVAEVHRAVPPGAVPPAQVDGRPSWGAEPFECLLFDVAGLTLAVPLVCLGSIYSLAGHELTPLFGQPNWFLGILPSQAGNLKVLDTARWVMPDRYRDDFQQGLQYVISVQGYEWGLAVHQVSRSLRLDPSEIKWRSQRGQRPWLAGTVIEHMCALLDVSALAELIASGAVKQMQHLK
- a CDS encoding protein-glutamate methylesterase/protein-glutamine glutaminase, whose protein sequence is MAVKVLVVDDSGFFRRRVSEILSSDPAIQVVGTATNGKEAIELAQSLKPDVITMDYEMPMMDGITAVRHIMQRCPTPVLMFSSLTHEGARVTLDALDAGAVDYLPKNFEDISRNPEKVKQMLCEKVHTISRSNRRFSSYSSPAPAAAPAPAPAATSVSSHAAPARPAPTRQPAASLAHGHAHGHAPAAAPSSPAPRRKSYKLVAIGTSTGGPVALQRVLTQLPASFPAPIVLIQHMPAAFTKAFAERLDKLCRISVKEAEDGDVLRPGLALLAPGGKQMMVDGRGMVKILPGDERLNYKPCVDITFGSAAKSYGDKVLAVVLTGMGADGREGARLLKQGGSHVWAQDEASCVIYGMPMAIVKANLADAVYGLDDIGRHLVEACV
- a CDS encoding ParA family protein produces the protein MRVWAVANQKGGVGKTTTSIALAGLLAEAGKRVVVVDLDPHGSMTSYFGHNPDALEHSCYDLFLHKGQVPQGLPGQLLLPTSDEKVALLPSSTALATLERQSPGQSGLGLVIAKSLAQLWQDFDYAIIDSPPLLGVLMVNALAASQQLVIPVQTEYLAVKGLERMVNTLAMINRSRKQPLPFSIVPTLFDRRTQASMGTLRVLKDAYPEQIWQGYIPVDTRLRDASRAGQTPSQFDAKSRGVVAYRALLKHLLSQQLVAQVA
- a CDS encoding DUF2802 domain-containing protein gives rise to the protein MIFEVGVIVLAILWVATLAVLLANIRGQREIAAQQAAGDAIRDQRIKDLARRVEDYQNGTVRMGEDLHELRAVVAPLPDKLAMLEQRDPSSLSFAQAARLVGMGASVDELTQSCGLTQAEAELMSKLHRGG